From Triticum aestivum cultivar Chinese Spring chromosome 4A, IWGSC CS RefSeq v2.1, whole genome shotgun sequence, a single genomic window includes:
- the LOC123084747 gene encoding uncharacterized protein, with protein sequence MLQLMMALAFSAAPLTLYVPPVRSLSLFVEAMETVCRECAPYSQGAVSRFRLGLSRIFAGLARALR encoded by the coding sequence ATGCTGCAGCTGATGATGGCGCTGGCCTTCtcggcggcgccgctgacgctctACGTGCCGCCCGTGCGCAGCCTCAGCCTCTTCGTGGAGGCCATGGAGACGGTGTGCCGCGAGTGCGCGCCCTACTCCCAGGGCGCCGTCTCCCGCTTCCGCCTCGGCCTCTCCCGCATCTTCGCCGGCCTCGCGCGCGCCCTGCGCTAA